One Devosia lacusdianchii genomic window carries:
- a CDS encoding L,D-transpeptidase family protein has product MNKVLVCLVAALFGAGIALPAMAQDAAGLAAGPVIIAPPQSPLAQTIKAGLSASYYGARKDTAAYGEAQKLYFFYGARHFEPIWLDEAPNGDIAFSEPAQKILKLFEAAESEGLRPSDYLTPALDPAGAKGDPLKMAALETAFSGATLRYATHIYTGRVAPRSVNELLDIEPKKLDEATLLVELASSPDPVAVLAKLEPTHPEFLALKAALATFDESNVDRPTPIAEGQTLKPGMSDPRVPALRVRLGLTPVEDVVYDDVLVAAMKTFQGTLDLDVDGVMGPATLAALNGGLPVTRADIIANMERWRWMPRELGAFNVLVNIPEYRLAISRDGVEEYTTRVVVGTVKNQTPVFSDNIRHIVVNPYWNVPSSIIKGEIAPKTRANPGYIDSQNMDLIYNGDVVSPWQVNWGVVGDTFPFRVRQRPGPGNALGQIKFLFPNKHDVYLHDTPSKSLFSRSFRAYSHGCVRVQNPMEFADALMANEANISRASLEAMFGPAERWVNPDKQIPVHIAYFTVRVQPDGSLKSFGDVYGHNAKLIAAMGLEQPTPSAIPDITADAAPVVNELSP; this is encoded by the coding sequence TCGGCGTCCTATTATGGCGCCCGCAAGGACACCGCCGCCTATGGGGAGGCCCAGAAGCTCTATTTCTTCTATGGCGCCCGCCATTTCGAGCCGATCTGGCTCGATGAAGCCCCCAATGGCGACATCGCCTTTTCCGAGCCGGCCCAGAAGATCCTCAAGCTCTTCGAAGCCGCCGAAAGCGAGGGCCTTCGTCCCAGCGATTACCTGACGCCCGCTCTCGACCCGGCTGGCGCCAAGGGTGACCCGCTCAAGATGGCGGCGCTCGAGACCGCTTTCTCCGGCGCCACCCTGCGCTACGCGACCCATATCTATACCGGCCGTGTCGCCCCCCGCTCGGTCAACGAACTGCTCGATATCGAGCCCAAGAAGCTCGATGAGGCCACGCTCCTGGTCGAGCTGGCATCGAGCCCCGATCCTGTCGCTGTGCTGGCCAAGCTCGAGCCGACCCACCCCGAATTCCTCGCCCTCAAGGCGGCCCTCGCCACCTTTGACGAGAGCAATGTCGACCGCCCCACCCCGATCGCCGAAGGCCAGACGCTCAAGCCCGGCATGAGCGACCCGCGTGTGCCGGCCCTGCGTGTGCGCCTGGGCCTTACGCCTGTCGAGGACGTTGTTTACGATGACGTTCTCGTCGCGGCGATGAAGACCTTCCAGGGCACTCTCGACCTTGATGTCGACGGCGTCATGGGTCCCGCCACGCTGGCTGCGCTCAATGGCGGCCTTCCGGTAACGCGTGCCGATATCATCGCCAATATGGAGCGCTGGCGCTGGATGCCGCGCGAACTGGGCGCCTTCAACGTCCTCGTCAACATTCCCGAATATCGTCTCGCCATCAGCCGCGACGGCGTCGAAGAATACACCACCCGCGTCGTGGTCGGCACGGTCAAGAACCAGACCCCGGTCTTTTCCGACAACATCCGCCACATCGTTGTGAACCCCTATTGGAACGTCCCCAGCTCGATCATCAAGGGCGAGATCGCGCCCAAGACGCGCGCCAATCCGGGCTATATCGACAGCCAGAACATGGACCTGATCTACAATGGCGACGTGGTCAGCCCCTGGCAGGTCAATTGGGGCGTGGTCGGCGACACCTTCCCCTTCCGCGTGCGCCAGCGTCCCGGACCGGGCAATGCCCTGGGCCAGATCAAATTTCTGTTCCCCAACAAGCACGACGTCTACCTGCACGACACGCCGTCCAAGTCGCTGTTCTCGCGCAGCTTCCGCGCCTATAGCCACGGCTGCGTGCGCGTTCAGAACCCCATGGAGTTCGCCGATGCGCTGATGGCCAACGAGGCCAATATCAGCCGCGCCTCGCTCGAGGCCATGTTTGGTCCCGCCGAGCGCTGGGTCAATCCGGATAAGCAGATCCCGGTGCACATCGCCTACTTCACTGTGCGCGTGCAACCCGATGGCTCGCTCAAGTCGTTCGGCGACGTCTATGGCCACAATGCCAAGCTGATCGCTGCCATGGGCCTGGAGCAGCCGACGCCATCGGCCATCCCCGACATCACCGCCGATGCGGCGCCGGTGGTCAACGAGCTCTCCCCCTGA
- a CDS encoding DUF882 domain-containing protein, with protein MSITVILPQAVIPAAAATERALFLYYTHTKETARIVFKRNGQYVQSGLNELNQFLRDWRRNEPARMDPRLFDLIWEVYQEVGASQPINIVSAYRSPATNEMLRASSSGVAENSQHTKGNAMDFFIPGVPLAKLRAVAMRKQVGGVGFYPTSGSPFVHLDTGSVRAWPRMTRAQLKEIFPDGRTMHVPTDGTPLSQEGYQIAMAEWKRCHAYPCNGGSSSGTQVAQGDGSGTTLMDLFFGGKNNQPAPTPAPAPVQVAAVAPQPAMPQAAPVPAMRPANLGGLAAPVAVAAVAPPIPFSTNGSAPLDESELTTAMLAPVPAMKSQTLQVATASALPSGDAVTAIAALTAPIPQPRLIMSEPEPAPVVAAYLPAQDPEAQRALEMIIARETTAAVAPPTPASRLPILPPLTAATGLRTASLGGNSPVTGALAGLFSSTFGAAQQNEPMAAALASHIASRPAPSDMRTPDLIAPDLEHIAEVFTAPAALTSEHFAVIWDHDEADFSPTTEMGRYVTVMGVGDFPQGLSHTRFVSAAPIALASN; from the coding sequence ATGAGCATCACCGTCATCCTGCCGCAGGCGGTTATCCCGGCTGCCGCCGCCACTGAGCGCGCCCTGTTTCTCTATTACACGCACACCAAGGAAACGGCCCGCATCGTCTTCAAGCGCAACGGGCAATATGTGCAATCGGGCCTCAACGAGCTCAACCAGTTCCTGCGCGATTGGCGCCGCAATGAACCGGCCCGGATGGACCCGCGCCTGTTCGATCTGATCTGGGAAGTCTACCAGGAGGTTGGCGCCAGCCAGCCGATCAACATCGTTTCCGCCTATCGCTCGCCCGCCACCAACGAAATGCTGCGCGCCTCGTCTTCGGGCGTCGCCGAAAACAGCCAGCATACCAAGGGCAACGCGATGGACTTCTTCATCCCGGGTGTCCCCCTGGCCAAGCTGCGCGCCGTAGCCATGCGCAAGCAGGTCGGCGGCGTGGGCTTCTACCCCACATCCGGGAGCCCCTTCGTGCACCTCGATACCGGCTCGGTCCGCGCCTGGCCGCGCATGACCCGCGCGCAGCTCAAGGAAATCTTCCCCGACGGCCGCACCATGCACGTCCCGACCGACGGCACGCCGCTCTCGCAGGAGGGCTACCAGATAGCCATGGCCGAGTGGAAACGCTGCCACGCCTATCCGTGCAATGGTGGCTCCTCCTCCGGGACTCAGGTTGCCCAAGGCGATGGTAGTGGCACGACGCTGATGGACCTGTTCTTCGGCGGCAAGAACAATCAACCCGCCCCCACGCCCGCCCCTGCCCCCGTTCAGGTCGCCGCCGTAGCGCCCCAGCCCGCCATGCCGCAGGCCGCGCCGGTTCCGGCCATGCGTCCGGCCAATCTGGGCGGCCTGGCCGCACCGGTCGCGGTCGCCGCCGTTGCTCCACCTATCCCATTCTCCACCAACGGCAGCGCGCCGCTCGATGAGTCCGAACTCACGACCGCCATGCTTGCCCCGGTCCCGGCGATGAAGTCGCAGACCCTGCAGGTCGCCACCGCCTCGGCCCTGCCCTCCGGTGACGCCGTGACGGCGATCGCCGCGCTCACCGCGCCGATCCCGCAGCCCCGCCTCATCATGTCCGAGCCCGAACCGGCCCCGGTCGTGGCCGCCTATCTGCCGGCGCAGGATCCGGAGGCCCAGCGCGCGCTCGAAATGATCATTGCGCGAGAAACCACCGCCGCTGTCGCCCCGCCGACTCCGGCGTCACGCCTACCCATTTTGCCACCACTGACCGCAGCAACCGGCTTGCGTACGGCGTCGCTCGGCGGCAATTCGCCGGTCACCGGCGCGCTGGCCGGTCTCTTCAGCAGCACCTTTGGCGCCGCCCAGCAAAACGAGCCCATGGCCGCCGCTCTGGCCTCCCACATCGCCAGCCGCCCGGCACCATCAGACATGCGCACGCCCGACCTCATCGCGCCCGATCTTGAGCACATTGCCGAAGTCTTCACCGCACCCGCCGCCCTGACTTCGGAGCATTTCGCGGTGATCTGGGATCACGACGAGGCCGATTTCAGCCCGACGACCGAGATGGGTCGCTACGTGACTGTCATGGGCGTTGGCGATTTCCCCCAGGGCCTGTCCCACACCCGCTTCGTCTCGGCAGCACCGATCGCGCTGGCCTCCAACTAG
- the dxs gene encoding 1-deoxy-D-xylulose-5-phosphate synthase encodes MADKPSTPLLDTVNSPADLRAMPRGELRQLADELRAEMIDAVSVTGGHLGAGLGVVELTVALHAVFDTPHDRIIWDVGHQAYPHKILTGRRDRIRTLRQKDGLSGFTRRAESEYDPFGAGHSSTSISAGLGMAVASELMEQPRNVVAVIGDGAMSAGMAYEAMNNAGAMDARLIVVLNDNDMSIAPPTGALRTYLARLVSGPFYRGTREAAKTVVSKLPKMLHEPARKTEEFARSFFTGGTLFEELGFYYVGPIDGHDLESLLPIFDNVRDAAEGPILVHLVTQKGKGYAPAESSSDKYHGVSKFNVITGAQSKAPSNAPSYTNVFAESLIQEANDDPRIVAITAAMPSGTGLDKFAEIHPSRIFDVGIAEQHAVTFAAGMASEGMRPFCAIYSTFLQRAYDQVVHDVAIQHLPVRFAIDRAGYVGADGPTHAGNYDAAYLGAIPGIVQMAAADEAELRHMVATAAAYDNGPIAFRYPRGDGMGVDMPARGEKLAIGKGRIVRQGATIAILSYGTRLGEVLAAADKLAALGLNPTVADARFLKPLDEELIAKLASTHDVLLTTEEGAIGGFGSHVATFLASNGLLDGKLRFRPLMIPDRFVEHSSQADMYADAGLDRSGIVATALTTLGFDEAAMAAALGKIK; translated from the coding sequence TTGGCCGACAAGCCCTCGACACCATTGCTCGATACCGTCAATTCGCCTGCCGACCTGCGCGCCATGCCGCGCGGCGAGCTGCGGCAACTGGCCGATGAACTGCGCGCCGAGATGATCGACGCAGTCTCGGTCACCGGCGGCCATCTTGGCGCCGGCCTCGGCGTGGTGGAACTGACCGTGGCGCTCCACGCCGTGTTCGACACCCCCCATGATCGCATCATCTGGGACGTCGGCCACCAGGCCTATCCGCACAAGATCCTGACCGGCCGCCGCGACCGCATCCGCACCCTGCGCCAGAAGGATGGCCTTTCCGGCTTCACCCGTCGCGCCGAAAGCGAATACGACCCCTTCGGCGCCGGCCATTCCTCGACCTCGATCTCGGCCGGCCTCGGCATGGCCGTCGCCAGCGAGCTGATGGAACAGCCGCGCAATGTCGTGGCCGTCATCGGCGATGGCGCCATGTCGGCCGGCATGGCCTACGAGGCCATGAACAATGCCGGCGCCATGGACGCGCGGCTGATCGTCGTGCTCAACGACAACGATATGTCGATCGCCCCGCCCACCGGCGCCCTGCGCACCTATCTGGCCCGGCTGGTCTCCGGCCCCTTCTATCGCGGCACCCGCGAGGCGGCTAAGACTGTCGTCAGCAAGCTGCCCAAGATGCTGCACGAACCCGCGCGCAAGACCGAAGAATTCGCCCGCTCTTTCTTCACGGGCGGCACCCTGTTCGAAGAGCTCGGCTTCTATTATGTCGGCCCCATCGACGGGCACGACCTCGAAAGCCTGCTGCCCATTTTCGACAATGTGCGCGACGCCGCCGAAGGCCCGATCCTCGTGCATCTGGTGACCCAGAAGGGCAAGGGCTACGCCCCCGCCGAAAGCTCGTCCGACAAGTATCACGGCGTTTCCAAGTTCAACGTCATCACCGGCGCCCAATCCAAGGCACCGTCCAACGCGCCGTCCTACACCAACGTCTTTGCCGAAAGCCTGATCCAGGAAGCCAACGACGATCCCCGCATCGTCGCCATCACCGCGGCCATGCCCTCAGGTACCGGCCTCGACAAGTTCGCCGAGATCCACCCCAGCCGCATTTTCGACGTCGGTATTGCCGAGCAGCACGCGGTGACCTTCGCGGCCGGCATGGCGAGCGAAGGCATGCGCCCGTTCTGTGCCATCTATTCGACCTTCCTGCAGCGCGCCTATGACCAGGTCGTGCACGATGTCGCCATCCAGCACCTGCCGGTGCGCTTCGCCATCGATCGCGCCGGCTATGTCGGCGCCGACGGCCCCACCCATGCCGGCAATTACGACGCCGCCTATCTCGGCGCCATTCCCGGCATCGTGCAGATGGCGGCCGCCGACGAGGCCGAACTGCGCCACATGGTGGCAACCGCCGCCGCCTATGACAACGGCCCCATCGCCTTCCGCTACCCGCGCGGCGATGGCATGGGCGTCGATATGCCGGCGCGTGGCGAAAAGCTCGCCATCGGCAAAGGCCGCATTGTGAGGCAAGGCGCAACCATTGCCATCCTCAGCTACGGTACCCGCCTGGGTGAAGTGCTCGCCGCCGCCGACAAGCTCGCCGCCCTGGGCCTCAACCCCACCGTCGCCGACGCGCGTTTCCTCAAGCCCCTCGACGAAGAGCTCATCGCCAAACTGGCCAGCACCCATGATGTGCTGCTGACCACCGAAGAAGGCGCCATCGGCGGCTTCGGCAGTCATGTCGCCACCTTCCTCGCCAGCAACGGCCTGCTCGACGGCAAACTGCGCTTCCGCCCGCTGATGATCCCCGATCGTTTCGTCGAACATTCGAGCCAGGCCGACATGTACGCCGACGCCGGCCTCGACCGGTCAGGCATCGTTGCCACCGCACTTACGACGCTGGGCTTCGACGAGGCCGCCATGGCAGCAGCACTGGGCAAGATCAAGTAG
- a CDS encoding glycosyltransferase family 2 protein → MSIGSTTLPLVEQNVTFHPPQLAVIVPSYNERENIELLYEKVAIALGDVAWEMIVVDDNSPDGTAEVVNELSRVYANVRCLRRFGRRGLASACVEGMAVTSAPYVAVIDADLQHDEAILPEMLRKALDGADLVVGSRFAEGGSAGDGLSSTRLSGSNLANKLAGMIAGQAVSDPMSGFFLIRREAALKAAPKLASDGFKILIDLIVTSARMGAPLKVAEVPYTFRPRHAGESKMSPLVVIQYLGLWFSKLTNGALPPSFLLFGLVGGTGVVVHLATLAAFTAVGQGFVVSQIAATLIAMAWNFVLNNNLTYADRKLRGTRLITGFLSFCAICALGGIANISVANAIYQWDHQTFIAGLSGAVMSSVFNYAVTRAFTWK, encoded by the coding sequence ATGTCGATCGGATCAACGACGCTTCCGCTGGTCGAACAGAACGTCACCTTTCATCCGCCGCAGCTCGCCGTTATCGTGCCGAGCTACAATGAGCGCGAGAATATCGAGCTGTTGTACGAGAAGGTCGCGATCGCACTGGGCGATGTGGCCTGGGAGATGATCGTCGTCGACGACAATAGCCCCGATGGCACGGCCGAAGTGGTCAACGAGCTCTCGCGCGTCTACGCCAATGTGCGCTGTCTGCGCCGCTTTGGCCGTCGCGGGCTGGCCTCGGCCTGTGTCGAGGGCATGGCGGTGACGTCGGCGCCCTATGTGGCGGTTATCGACGCGGACTTGCAGCATGACGAGGCGATCCTGCCCGAGATGTTGCGAAAGGCGCTGGATGGCGCCGACCTTGTGGTCGGTTCGCGGTTTGCCGAAGGTGGCTCGGCTGGTGATGGTCTTAGCAGCACGCGTCTGTCGGGTAGCAATCTTGCCAATAAGCTGGCCGGGATGATTGCTGGACAGGCGGTGAGCGATCCGATGAGCGGGTTCTTCCTCATCCGCCGCGAGGCGGCGCTGAAGGCGGCGCCAAAGCTGGCCAGTGACGGCTTCAAGATCCTTATCGACCTGATCGTGACCTCGGCGCGCATGGGGGCGCCGCTGAAGGTTGCCGAAGTGCCCTATACGTTCCGCCCGCGCCATGCCGGCGAAAGCAAGATGAGCCCGCTGGTAGTGATCCAGTATCTGGGGCTGTGGTTCAGCAAACTCACCAATGGCGCGCTGCCGCCGAGCTTCCTGCTGTTCGGCCTTGTCGGCGGTACCGGCGTGGTCGTGCACCTGGCGACGCTGGCGGCGTTCACTGCGGTGGGACAAGGCTTCGTGGTGTCTCAGATCGCCGCGACGCTGATCGCCATGGCGTGGAACTTCGTGCTCAACAACAACCTGACCTATGCCGACCGCAAATTGCGCGGCACGCGGCTGATCACCGGTTTCCTGAGCTTCTGCGCCATCTGCGCGCTGGGTGGCATTGCCAATATTTCGGTGGCCAATGCGATCTACCAGTGGGATCACCAGACCTTCATCGCGGGCCTGTCGGGCGCGGTGATGAGCTCGGTGTTCAACTATGCGGTGACGCGGGCGTTTACGTGGAAGTAG
- a CDS encoding Lrp/AsnC family transcriptional regulator, whose translation MLDDRDRKILDLLQANAEMAVTDIAEAVALSASACSRRITRLREEGYFARSVAMLDRKKLNLPTTVFVIVRTGKHEASWLEQFHAAVSTIPEIVEVHRLTGNFDYILKLVLPNVEHYDVIYRQLVGRVELFDMSAYISMETVKLSTGVPTNYV comes from the coding sequence ATGTTGGATGATCGCGACCGCAAGATACTCGACCTGCTGCAGGCCAATGCCGAAATGGCTGTGACCGATATTGCCGAGGCGGTGGCGCTATCGGCGTCGGCCTGCTCGCGGCGGATTACGCGGCTCCGCGAGGAAGGCTATTTCGCGCGCAGCGTGGCGATGCTCGACCGCAAGAAGCTCAACCTGCCGACCACGGTTTTCGTCATCGTGCGCACCGGCAAGCATGAGGCGAGTTGGCTCGAGCAGTTCCATGCGGCGGTGAGTACCATCCCCGAGATCGTCGAGGTGCACCGGCTGACGGGCAATTTCGACTACATTCTCAAGCTCGTGCTGCCCAATGTGGAGCATTACGACGTGATCTATCGCCAGCTTGTTGGCCGGGTCGAGCTGTTCGACATGTCGGCCTATATCTCGATGGAGACGGTGAAGCTGTCGACGGGCGTACCGACCAATTATGTCTGA
- a CDS encoding aspartate/glutamate racemase family protein, producing the protein MKTIGLIGGMSWESTAVYYRLINEAVRQQRGGLHSAEIAMRSLDFTRVVELQKAGRWDDAGTLLGEAGAGLARSGAACVLICTNTMHLVSEPVAAMSGVPLIDIIDETAKALRADGRRRPLLLATRYTMEHGFYAERMKRHGIEVVVPETDDRGTVHDVIFNELCQGKVHDASRARYLAIIEAARARGIDSVILGCTEISLLVDPAALPLPGYDSTAIHADAAVRFALADELERAA; encoded by the coding sequence ATGAAGACCATTGGCCTCATCGGCGGCATGAGCTGGGAATCCACGGCGGTCTATTACCGCCTCATCAACGAGGCGGTGCGCCAGCAGCGCGGCGGGCTTCATTCCGCCGAGATCGCCATGCGCTCCCTCGATTTCACTCGCGTCGTCGAGCTGCAGAAGGCTGGCCGCTGGGACGATGCCGGCACACTGCTCGGCGAAGCCGGCGCCGGTCTCGCCCGCTCCGGCGCCGCCTGCGTCCTCATCTGCACCAATACCATGCACCTGGTTTCCGAACCGGTCGCGGCCATGTCCGGTGTACCGCTGATCGATATCATCGACGAAACCGCCAAGGCGCTACGTGCCGATGGCCGCCGCCGCCCGCTGCTGCTCGCCACCCGCTACACCATGGAGCACGGCTTCTATGCCGAGCGCATGAAGCGCCACGGCATAGAGGTTGTCGTCCCCGAGACCGACGATCGCGGCACGGTGCATGACGTGATCTTCAACGAACTCTGCCAGGGCAAGGTGCACGACGCCTCCCGCGCCCGCTACCTCGCCATTATCGAGGCCGCTCGCGCTCGCGGCATCGACTCCGTCATCCTGGGTTGCACCGAAATCTCCCTGCTAGTCGACCCAGCCGCCCTCCCCCTCCCGGGCTACGACTCAACCGCCATCCACGCCGACGCCGCCGTGCGCTTCGCCCTGGCGGACGAGTTGGAACGCGCCGCCTGA
- a CDS encoding class II glutamine amidotransferase, protein MCRFLAYTGEPVFLDTLLIEPASSLVSQSLAAREAKTVVNGDGCGVGWYGARTEPGIYRGTLPAWSDANLASLCHQVVAPMFLAHVRSATSGEVSMANCHPFAAGRHLFMHNGQIGGYDRIRRSVEAMIPDDLYARRRGNGDSEAIFLAALGHGLNTDPITALARTLAVCQRIMAANGISLALRFTAILADGERLLAIRWASDDHPPSLYWRRLEGGIAIASEPFGETGDTWQTVPPGSAMIAAGDQASFSDFAAA, encoded by the coding sequence ATGTGCCGCTTCCTCGCTTACACGGGCGAGCCAGTCTTCCTCGATACCTTGCTGATCGAACCGGCTTCCTCGCTGGTCAGCCAGTCGCTGGCGGCCCGCGAGGCCAAGACCGTCGTCAATGGCGACGGCTGCGGCGTCGGCTGGTATGGCGCCCGGACCGAACCGGGCATCTATCGCGGCACCCTACCCGCCTGGTCCGATGCCAACCTGGCCTCGCTCTGCCACCAGGTGGTGGCGCCGATGTTCCTGGCCCATGTCCGCTCGGCGACATCAGGCGAAGTCTCGATGGCCAATTGCCACCCCTTCGCCGCCGGCCGGCATCTGTTCATGCATAATGGCCAGATCGGCGGCTATGACCGCATCCGCCGCTCGGTCGAGGCCATGATCCCCGACGATCTCTATGCCCGCCGGCGCGGCAATGGCGATAGCGAAGCCATCTTCCTTGCCGCCCTCGGCCACGGCCTCAACACCGATCCGATCACCGCTCTCGCCCGCACGCTGGCTGTCTGCCAGCGCATCATGGCCGCCAACGGTATCAGCCTGGCGCTTCGCTTCACCGCCATCCTGGCCGATGGCGAGCGCCTGCTAGCCATCCGCTGGGCCAGCGACGACCATCCGCCCTCCCTCTATTGGCGACGCTTGGAAGGCGGCATTGCCATCGCCTCCGAGCCCTTCGGGGAAACCGGCGATACCTGGCAGACCGTGCCGCCGGGCAGCGCCATGATCGCCGCCGGCGACCAGGCCTCGTTCAGCGATTTCGCCGCCGCATAG
- a CDS encoding DUF2312 domain-containing protein, giving the protein MAEDSVAQDQLRAFIERIERMEEEKAAIAADIKEIYAEAKGNGFDTKILRKIVAIRKQDANERMEQEALLELYMSALGMVAAPPED; this is encoded by the coding sequence ATGGCCGAAGACAGCGTAGCCCAGGACCAGCTCCGGGCCTTTATCGAGCGCATCGAGCGCATGGAAGAAGAAAAGGCGGCGATCGCCGCTGACATCAAGGAAATCTATGCCGAGGCCAAGGGCAACGGCTTCGACACCAAGATCCTGCGCAAGATCGTGGCGATCCGCAAGCAGGACGCCAATGAGCGCATGGAGCAGGAAGCCCTGCTCGAACTCTATATGAGCGCGCTGGGCATGGTCGCGGCGCCGCCGGAAGACTGA
- a CDS encoding DUF1036 domain-containing protein has protein sequence MKSGSLLYASRLGLTLIGAIGVGLAFASPAKADLRICNETANLVSVALGYRAERGWMSEGWWQAPPGDCRVLYQGDLERRFYYIFAVDDIGGGAWDGSVFMCTRDETFTIFGVEDCLARGYERTGFFEIDTQNRTDWTLQLTEDTNGPAVVGPDAGEDLEDPTFLVDPDDVTTDAPQDDISTQETDTQ, from the coding sequence ATGAAATCCGGCTCGCTTTTGTACGCTTCCCGTCTAGGCCTGACCCTGATTGGCGCGATTGGCGTCGGCCTGGCTTTTGCCAGCCCGGCAAAGGCTGATCTACGTATCTGCAATGAGACCGCCAACCTGGTTTCGGTGGCCCTCGGCTATCGCGCCGAGCGCGGCTGGATGAGCGAGGGCTGGTGGCAGGCCCCTCCGGGCGATTGCCGCGTGCTTTACCAGGGCGATCTTGAGCGTCGCTTCTATTACATCTTCGCGGTGGATGATATCGGCGGCGGTGCATGGGACGGCTCGGTCTTCATGTGCACGCGTGACGAAACCTTCACAATATTCGGGGTTGAGGATTGCCTCGCCCGGGGCTATGAGCGCACCGGCTTCTTCGAAATCGATACCCAGAACCGCACGGACTGGACTCTGCAACTGACCGAGGACACCAACGGCCCCGCCGTGGTTGGACCGGATGCCGGCGAAGACCTCGAAGACCCGACATTTCTTGTCGACCCTGACGATGTGACGACCGACGCGCCGCAGGACGACATAAGTACGCAAGAAACGGACACGCAATGA
- the pyk gene encoding pyruvate kinase: MRRMRRAKIIATLGPASHEEKMIEELAKAGADVFRINMSHASHDLMRQTVERIRNVEKRLNHPLGVLVDLQGPKLRVWKFAEGSVNLVAGQKFTLDSVKDDNGNAERVYLPHPEIIESVSVGDRLLLDDGKLALKATKVGNGAIETEVIYGGKLSDKKGVSLPDTLLPTGALTEKDHADLLAGLAADADWIALSFVQRPEDIIDVRKIVQGRAGVMAKIEKPQAIDRLEEIIKLCDAIMVARGDLGVELPLETVPGLQKRMIRMARRYGKPVVVATQMLESMITAPVPTRAEVSDVSIAVFEGADAIMLSAESASGQYPVEAVSTMNKVAVAVEGDANYRGIIRAAQTEPEATAADAISAATRQVAETLDLAAIVTYTASGSTGIRAARERPSKPIIVLSPNMRTIRRMSVVWGVHCVQTEDAVSLEDMVDRACVIAYQEGFARPGDRIAITAGIPLGTPGATNMLRIAFVRQDGAGSS; this comes from the coding sequence ATGAGACGCATGAGACGCGCAAAGATCATCGCCACCCTCGGGCCCGCGAGCCACGAAGAGAAGATGATCGAGGAACTGGCCAAGGCCGGCGCGGACGTGTTCCGCATCAACATGAGCCATGCCAGCCACGACCTGATGCGTCAGACGGTGGAACGCATACGTAATGTCGAAAAGCGGCTCAATCATCCTTTGGGCGTACTCGTCGACCTGCAGGGCCCCAAGCTGCGCGTGTGGAAGTTCGCCGAAGGCTCGGTGAACCTGGTCGCCGGCCAGAAGTTTACGCTCGACAGCGTCAAGGACGACAACGGCAATGCCGAGCGCGTCTACCTGCCCCACCCCGAGATCATCGAGAGCGTGTCGGTCGGTGACCGCCTGCTGCTCGACGACGGCAAGCTGGCGCTCAAGGCCACCAAGGTCGGCAATGGCGCCATCGAGACCGAGGTCATCTATGGCGGCAAGCTCAGCGACAAGAAGGGCGTCTCCCTTCCCGATACGCTGCTGCCCACCGGCGCCCTGACCGAGAAGGATCATGCCGACCTGCTCGCTGGCCTCGCCGCCGATGCCGACTGGATCGCGCTCAGCTTCGTGCAGCGTCCCGAAGACATTATCGACGTGCGCAAGATCGTGCAGGGTCGCGCCGGCGTCATGGCCAAGATCGAAAAGCCTCAGGCCATCGATCGCCTCGAAGAAATCATCAAGCTCTGCGACGCCATCATGGTGGCTCGCGGCGATCTTGGCGTCGAGCTGCCACTCGAAACCGTGCCGGGCCTGCAGAAGCGCATGATCCGCATGGCCCGCCGTTACGGCAAGCCGGTGGTCGTCGCCACCCAGATGCTGGAATCGATGATCACGGCTCCAGTCCCGACCCGCGCCGAAGTCTCGGACGTGTCGATCGCCGTGTTCGAAGGCGCCGACGCCATCATGCTCTCGGCCGAGTCCGCCTCGGGCCAGTACCCGGTCGAAGCCGTCTCCACCATGAACAAGGTAGCCGTGGCCGTCGAGGGTGACGCCAATTATCGCGGCATCATCCGCGCGGCCCAGACCGAGCCGGAGGCCACCGCCGCCGACGCCATCTCGGCCGCCACGCGCCAGGTCGCCGAAACCCTCGATCTGGCCGCCATCGTCACCTACACCGCCTCAGGCTCCACCGGCATCCGCGCCGCCCGCGAACGGCCCAGCAAGCCCATCATCGTGCTCTCGCCCAATATGCGCACTATCCGCCGCATGTCGGTGGTCTGGGGCGTCCATTGCGTGCAGACCGAAGACGCCGTGTCGCTCGAGGACATGGTCGATCGCGCCTGCGTCATCGCCTATCAGGAAGGCTTTGCCCGCCCCGGCGACCGCATCGCCATCACAGCCGGCATCCCCTTGGGCACCCCGGGTGCCACCAACATGCTCCGCATCGCCTTCGTCCGCCAGGACGGCGCCGGCTCGAGCTGA